The genomic region TCATTGTAAAACAAAAATTGATGGATTGGTTTTATTAGTTCTTGGCCTCGTTTAGTTCGCAGAAAGTAGTTACATCAGGAAAAGAAAGTTGTTCATTTCATGCGTTTAGGAACGCTGAAGTAAAGGAAATACTTTCCTGAAGGTTGGGAAAATGTGAGAGAAAGTTGTTCATTTCAAAATCCATAGGAACTACTTTCTCATCTCTTTTCTTTGTATTTATTACCCATAATATATTATTTTATTATTTTAATTAACAACTTTCCGAAACGGAAAGTCATCCAGAAATTTCATTTCCCTTCTCGTGAGAAAGACAAAAGAATTACATTCTTTTCCACGAATACAGTTGCTCAGTGACCTACTGAAAAAAAAAAAAAAACAATACTAAACCCTTTCTCTCTGGATAGTCAAAAGTCAAAAGTCAAAACCCTCATATACTAAACCGCAGCTTCACATATCAGAGTTGCAGAGATGGTAAAACGCCGTCATTAGCAATGGCCAGTCGGTTCTCATTTTCTTAGACTTGGTGTTTCTCAGCGATCACTCACAGCTTTCACTAATATTCATTCACATATTTCTTCCGGGCCAAATAATCAGGTACTTATTTTCACAACTCTATGGCATCCCTTAGATTTGGTTACCATGAACACTGAGAATTATGCGTACCAGAAAATTATAAGTCGATTTTATGTAACTTTTGGATAAATGGGTATCCGAAGATTGCACTTTTACAAGCAACGGTACTTACTTTTGTCCTGGTTTAGAAATACTGATGTTAATATTTTCAGGGACATGAAATATTTTACTTGGTTAACATGAATTGAAAGTCTGAAATTAACAATGTTGTACAAAGTCATCATGGATTGATGAGTAAGTTTTTAACAAAGCATATTGGTACAGGATTTGATGTCAGAGGTTCAAGCAAAAAAAGTTAATAAAGATAGGATCAGTGCATTACCAGATGAAGTCATTTGTCACATCCTTTCGTTCCTTAAAACAGAAGATGTTGTGATGACCATATTTCTGTCTAAAAGATGGAAGAACATTTGGGCCTCTGTTCGGAGTCTAGACTTTTGCGACACAGGGAACCCTGACACTATTTCTTTTTCGAGGTTTATTGACAATGTACTCTTCTTCCGTGACTCAACAGACATTCATAAGTTTCGGCTCCATTCCATTAGTGTTGAGGATTTTGATCGTGTTTGTGGTTGGATTGGCGCAGCCGTTAGGCGCAATGTTGCTGAACTTAATCTTTCTGTTAATTATTATGGAGGTGATGAGGACCACCCTCAGATATTTGAGTTGCCTCAGAGTGTTTTCACATGTAAAACTTTGAGGGTTTTGCAGTTGTGGTCAAATTTTATTGTTAATGCTCCTGCATCAGGGTGTTTTCCGAATCTCAAGTCTCTCTATGTTCATTTTGATCGTCCTGTTAACAACTCAATGGAGAAGCTCTTTTCTTGCTGCCCTGTGCTGGAAGATCTGAGCATACATGGAACTCATGGCCGGTATGGAGATGAGGCCGTTTTGAATTTCACTGTATCTGCACCTGAACTGAAGACACTTAAAGTACGTTGGACGACGCAAAATGATTATGAGAAGTGCAACTTTCTTGTTGTTGCCCCAAAGCTTGAAACTTTTCATCTCTGGCTGTACCCTTCAACTGATTGTTATTTGGAGAATGTAAAATCTCTAGTCAGAGTTACTATTGCTCTACAAGACCATGTGGCAGATGAAGATCGTCTGTTTTCTATCCGTGGAACTGCGCTTTTGGCAGTAATTTCCAGTGTTAGACACTTGTCTCTTTCAGCACATTGTTTGAAAGTAAGTTTCCCCAGAGTTCTTCTTACAATATATTTGGTAGAGACTAGAGAGGAATTAATATAGTAAATAAAGCTATATGCTCCTTACTTGAAAGAGAAGAATGGTGATTGGTGAGGCGTGAGGCACATCATTTTTATTTCCATGAAACTAATCAAACATTTTTTAGATGCTTGTCTGATAAACTGCTATGTGTATTTTGTTCTTAACTTGTTATTATTCTTTCCTTATACCAAACATAGTGTTTGCTACTGCAAGCATATCTTTCCATTTCGAACGTAATGATTGAATAGTACATATTGCAAAGAACACCTAGTTTCTGCTTCCTTCTGCATGATCAATATGATTTCTCTTATGTAGGGTTGTTGTCTTCCTGTCTTTGATAAGTTGAGGCGATTGGAGCTTGCTCTTTACAATTGCTATTACTGGGAACTGCTAAAAGTGCTTCTCAGGAGATCACCTAGACTGGAATATCTTGTCTTAGAGCTGAAAGTAAGATACTAGTCATACTACTCATATATAATGACTATTACATGCAGCTGTTAATGAATCTTATTTCATCCATTGTCTTAAACACTCCTCAGGACTTCATGTGTCCCGGAGCATCTTCAGATCATCAATGGAGTACCCCAGATTCGGTACCTATCTGTTTGTTGACGCACCTCAAGACTGTCTCTATATGGGGATTTAAAGGAAAACCAGATGAGATGGATGCAGCAAAGTACTTGTTAATGAAAGGTGAAATTTTGAAGAAGATGACTTTTTTTAGTGAGGATCTTTCACGTACAAAGGAGGAGGAGGTATACAAGGAATTGTCAATGTGCAAATGGGGTTCAAAGACTTGTCAAGTCAAATTTTACGGAGATCACCAAAAAGATGAAGTCTATTCGCTTTTTGGCTTGCGTTCTTGGATCTAGGATTGTCACTTAGAGGTCGAAGTTGAATCTTTTTGTACAAAATGTTCTCGAGGAATTTGATTATCATGATATCACAATTTTCTGGAAGATCCTTTTCACTAATGTAGCCCTAAAAGCAAACAAGTAAGCCCGGTAACTCCGAACTCCGAAGGCCCAAAGAAAAGTATCCAAAGGCAGTAAAGGTCTGTAAAAAGAGACAGTCAGTCAAAAGCCCTCATGTTCAGACTTTGAGGAACCAGTTCATGCTTTCAGTTTCCACAAACAACTTTTTCCCTGGGCAACATTTCTAGGTACTTCTGTTCATAACTTCTTGGTTGTCTATTTGGTTATTCAGATAAAGTTGAAGCATTACGATTTATGTTTTGTTGGGTTTGATACATATATATATATAGAATTTGGGGTTATGTATATGCCATGATAATTGGGCATCCAAAGATCTGGTTGGGTGAATTGAAAAGTTTGTAACCTTTTGCATTGGTTTGGAAATTTCACGAGTTTCAGTTGACATATAAAGATAGATTGGCATAATAGTGGTATATTCTTCATTTTCTCAGTAATTAAAACATAATGATGAAATGTTCTAGGAAATAATGCTCAGAGAAGCTTCTTAAGCTTCTAAAGTCACCTAGCATTGCAATATTGGTAGTCTAACCAAGCATCTGGGTACAGGTTTGATGGCAGAGCTTGAACCAAAAAGAGTTAAAGATAGAATTAGTGCATTACCAGATGCAGTTCTTTGTCACATCCTTTCATTCCTTTCAACAGACGAAGCTGTGGCTACCTACATTTTGTCTAAGAGATGGAAGAAAGTTTGGGCATCTGTTCCAAATCTCGACTTTGATGATTCCAACATATCTGAGTCTGTTCCTTTTTTGAGGTTTGTGGATAATGTACTGTTCTATCGTGACTCAACAGACATTCAAACATTTCGTCTTCAGTCTTCCTGCATTGAGGATTTTGCTCGTATTCGTGGTTGGATTGAAACTGCTGTTAGGCGTAATGTTGTGGAACTTGATATATCTGTTGAGGATTATGCAGGTGATGAAGATCACCCTCGGGTTTTGGAGTTGCCTGAGAGGGTTTTCAGATTCAAAACGCTTGTGAATTTGGTGTTGCGTTCAAACTTTATCATCAATCCTCCTGCATCAGGGTGTTTCCCAAGCGTCAAGTCCCTCATTGTTTATATTGGTCATCCTGTCGACAAATCTATTGAGAAGCTTTTTTCATGCTGCCCGGTACTTGAAAATTTGTACATAAATGGATCGCATGGAATGCAAAGAGATGATCCCATTCTGAATTTGAATATTTCTGCGCCTGAATTGAAGACCTTAAGAATATTTTGGTCATCATATGATGTTTATGAGAAGTGCTGCAAGTTTCATATTAATGCCCCGAAGCTTGAAAACTTTCATCTCTGGCAGGATCCTCCGATAGATTGTTTTTTTGGAGAATTCTGAAACTTTAGTCAAAGTTACTATTACTCTCCATGACCCGCTCCATGACAATTCTGCAGATGCAGATCATCACTTTGCTATCCGTGGAACTGCGCTGCTGGCAGGAATTTCTAGTGCTAGGTCCTTGTATCTTTCAGCGCATCGTTTGAAAGTAAGTATGCCCGAACTTCTTCCTTACACTATATTTTGTATGCACGTATAGGAAGGAAAGAAATGTGTGGTTGGGAAAGAGGATGGAAAAATACAGTTACCTTCTTTTAATAAGCAAGAACTGGAGGGGTGAGGCACATGATTTTCATCACAGTTTGATGGAATCATAGAAATTTAAATAGTACTTGTGCCTAACCAAATGACTACAGGCTTATGCACATATGCTTCCATAATATTGTGGTAGTGGGGACAAACACATCCCCTTGCATTAAGGTTCCTATGCTTTGTGTCTTGTTCTTATCATTCTTTCTTTGTACTCAACAAAGTCTTTCTAAAAGAACAATAAATAAAGTTACCAACAAAGGGTTTGTTTGATTGTGGCAATTAAGATTAAAGTTGTAAATTCTGCATACCTAAGACAATGTGCAATTTCTGCATAAGTTTATTGTTCATGTCATTAAATTTTGTCTGCTGTAGGAGTGCTGTCTGCCTACTTTTGACAAGTTGAGCAGATTGGAGTTGATTCTTTACAATTGCTATTACTGGGAATTGCTGATACAGATGCTCAAGAGATCACCTAATCTGGAAAATCTTGTCTTGGAACTTAATGTAAGCTGAGTGCCACCTTATGCTACATGGTACCAATTGCATTGAGCTGTTTATTGTTCTTATTTACTCCATTCTTTAAACAATTGCCAGGAATGCAAGTGTGGAGAATCCTCGGATCATCAATGGAGTCCACCACAGTTTGTGCCTAGATGTTTACTGTCACAACTCAAGACAATCTCTATAAGGGGATTCAAGAGTAAAGTAGATGAGATGAAGTATTTGTTGGAAAATGGGGAAGTTTTGAAGAAGATGACTATTTACTATAATGATCAATTGTGCATACAAGAAGAGTTACACAAGCAATTATCTATCTTTCAGTGGGGTTCAGAGACTTGTCAAGTTGAATTTTTATCAGACATAAGAGAAATAAATTCGGCCTCTTTAGGTATGTTCTAGGATCAATTTCACAGTATTGACAGTAATATATCATCAGTATTGGTAGAAGACTAGAAGTTGAATCTATTTGCGGTTGATTGTTTAATTTCCATTGTATAACTATCTCTGTTTAGCTTCTTGGCTCTGGATAAATGGATTGTTCTGACATATCATGGTCCAATTCGCAATGGAAATAGTGTGTTGAGTTCAGTATCATTGAACTATTATTGTCCTCTCCTTTTATGTAAATGGCCAAGTAGAGATTTTATAGGAGCATTGAGCTCTGAAACTAATGAGATACTGTGTTTTTGGTTGGTGTGAGCAATGAAATAGGAATGTGAATCGAAATAGAATATATTCTACTTTTGGTTGAATGATCTCATCCCATGTTTTTTTCGTTAACTATTCTATGGGAATGAAATTTTCTACTTATAATATTAATCCTAATTAAAATAAATACATCCTAATCAAAATGAATGTGAAAGGTTCACGTTTCAGAGTTGCAGATGAAGAGATCGTAGAGTCCTAGTTCTCATTTTCTTTGCAAGGAATCAAACCTTTAGAACTCAGTACTGCCATAGCGTCATTTTTCTGGGCCAGAACAGAATCTTTTATGAGGTACTTTTTCTTCCTCACGATTTGTTTAGTTACATTTAAACTGATACAGAAGTAAAATTGTAATACAAAGTGTAATTCATAATTCGGTAAAATGTCTAATGATAACCTGAACTTTATTTTCTTTTGGATTAATTACTGGTCACTCCATTAACTTTCATGCGCTCGACAGTTTACTCTATTAACTTTCAATTTCAATCGATTACTCCATTAACTATCCAATGTCACACAATTAGGTCCATCCGTTAAGTGGCCGTCCAAATCAGTGGTTAAGTTGCTGACTGGACATATTTTTCAACTGGAAATTCCATTTAACACCCTCCCTCCCTCCCTCCTTAATCTCTTCAATCTCTTCTCTCTCCTCCTCCACCTCCTCCGCAACCACAACGCCACCACATCACCAGTTGGACCTTCAACAACACCGCAACAACAATACCAGCAACCAACCAACCACATCAACACCGTAATCAAACACAGGGCAACCAGACCACCAGCAACCAACCACAGCACCAGTAGCTCACCCCGCAGCTCCTCGACATCTCTCTTCCAACGCCAAAAACTCAAACCCACCTACCTCGCATCTCTCTCCCGAAGCCCAAAACTCAAACCCTCACAACAATCTTCTCCCTTCGCCGCCAACCAAACCCTAAACAACACCATCCATGAAGCCCTTCCGTTTTTCGCTTCAACCCGTGCTAGATTTGAAATCTCAACCACTTCGAATCCCCAATCAACAACCTCTTCTCACTCGCCTCCCCTTCCTCTATATGAAATTGAAGCCATTTGTTTGATTGGAAAACAAATTTGGGAATTGGGGATTTCAATCCCTAAAATTTAAGATTTGGGAATTGGAAGTGTTGAACGGTGAGCCAACAGAGGGCGTTGGTGCGGTTGGCGGCCAGAGGTGGGACACCAGCGCGTTGGGGATGGTGATGAGGAGGGTGGTGTTGGAGTAGAGGAAGGCGCGGACGAGGTTGGGGTCAGAGACGTCAAGGCGGAGGGCGGCGAGGCTGAGAGAAGTGATGGTCGAGGCCACACGCTCCGGTAGCGAAGGGGTGGGGCAAGTGGCGACGATGGAGGCGGAATAGGTGACGCCGATGGTGATGGATGAGGCGGTGTTCGGCGAGGAAGAGGAGGGTGATGAGAGAAATGGCGGAGAGAGAAAAGTGGGAAGACATGGCTGGCTGATGGGTTTTAAATGTGAGAGAGAGAGAGAGAGAGAGAGAGAGAGAGAGAGAGAGAGAGAGAGAGAGAGAGAGGTGGGGTGTTAAATGGAATTTTCAGTTGAAAAATATGTCCAGTCAGCAACTTAACCACTGATTTGGACGGCCACTTAACGGATGGACCTAATTGTGTGACATTGGATAGTTAATGGAGTAATCGATTGAAATTGAAAGTTAATGGAGTAAACTGACGAGCGCATGAAAGTTAATGGAGTGACCAGTAATTAATCCTTTTCTTTTTGACTTACCCAGAAAAAAGATGTTACACATTTCTTATTCATTCATGGAGACCATGTGAGCTTATCAGGGAAAATCAAAGTGTAATGTGTTATACTGTTATAGGCTTATTTTTTTTTTAGTTTTTTTATATTTTTTATCAGTTCTTGGTTATTTTGTTTCCATTTGTTATTTTGTTTTCATTGAAACTTTCCTCAAGAAAGTAGAATGTAATCGATGCGGATTTGTTTATGGTGATAAATAAGTACTGGAGGAAAACTTGCAACTTTGGTTATTGAAACAGTCTTGATGAAGGAAGCGGTATGATAAAAGAAAGGTCGAGTCATAAGAGAGTTATAATTCTTGATGATGTGAATGATTTGGACCAACTACGCATGAACTTGATTTGGTAGGGTGCGTCAAACCTCGTGCAAGTCTCAATAACAAGCTATTGTGATGGACTCATCTCTTTAAAAAATTAATTTAAGGTCCACATATCATATATTAAACTGATAAAAACAGATACTACACTTGATATTAGCCAAAAGGCCGAGAAAGGTACGAGTATTGAATTCTAACCCCTTCGTTTTTCATACATTCTTTACTTGTGTATATTTCTCATATGACTGATGTGGGACTATAAACGCTCTACAAACACCAGATACTGATGATTGGTGAGGTAGTATCACTTCCTCGTTGGTAAAATAAATTTAAGACCTAGCATGGGATAATCAACTACTATCGTTTTACATCATCTTCAGCCCAAAGTACATATCCCTTTCTTCTGCCATCTCTCAATCTCCCATACGATTGGCAAGGCTGCTCATCTAGCTTTGTACATTACACAGCGGCACTACGTGTTTCAACAATTTAGACTAACAACAACAGTGTTGTGGTTGCATATGTGTGTGTTCATGAATAATTTCCTCTGTAGAGATTACATTATCTATATTTGTGTCTGTATTGAAGATCTCAGGCTATAATTTACAATACTGTATGTGCTTTGCAATTTTTTCTACGAATAAACAAGGAAAAAATATTACATGAAGCAATGAGACAAGCAAATTATGAACAAACGATTCCCATAGCATGAGAATTGAACACTATCACAGACAAGGATATGGACGTAAAAAGTGAAATTTGTCAACTAAATTTCTAGGGACACCCACAGAGTTGCACCCTTCAAAAATTGGCGTATGCCACTAAAAGCACCGTGCACACGGTATTCTTTAGTAAAAGGCGAAAGAATAGTTCGCTATGTGCTCAACGCATGGCTCCGTATTTGGTTACGGTCACAGCTACTTTGTTTTATGATGATCAGACTGAATACATCATTCACTCTATAACGATGTGGTTCTAAATTTCTGACTAGTACTGCCAGTCTCTATTCTACTCACAATCTTAGTTCGACTGTATGCTACATTGCTACTTACATGAAACAATACCAACAATTCAGAACTTCCATTTGAAAATTCTCTCATAAGTCATAACTCAAAGTTATAGGAGCCGGGAATGCAAGGAATAAAATCCCCGAGTCTTTCACCCTTAAAAAAAAATAAAGGATTTCGATCACTGTTCTCTAAGCCATCATCACATTGTCGTATAGGCAAATTCCTATCTATGTACGTACGAGTCGTTTTGTAGTCTTCCTACAGTGGCTACGTATTGAATTAGTCCAATCTAACTCAGCAAGAGCCTTAAGCCATCACCGGAGTTGGTTTCTAGACCAGAAGGCCATCGTGGAATACTATAGGCATCTGCAACCTTCTCTATTGAATTATTGAAGGATCTCACATGAATCCCCTTGGTTGCAGCTCATTTCTCACCCTCAATGACAGGGTAGCTCCCATGCATACTGTTTGGATCGATTATTGCATCAGGAAGAAGATTGAAGAACAGAAAGGCATCACCCTCGATAGGTTTCACAAGCCATTTTTAGCAGAATCATAAAATACCTCGTCCTTGGCTTGAACTGTTTTCATCAAGAATAATCAGAGCTATGGTAAATTGTACTACAAAAAAAATTCAAAATCGGATAAAAATTTAACTTGGATTGTGGGGACTGCGCGAACGCAAACCCCCCTTCAACAAATTATGACGTAGACTCTCCCTCTTGGGGAGATCTTAAGCGAGCACCCCTCCAAAGTGCAATGGAGGTCACTAGCCTAGGCCATGAGTCTTCATGATCACCCATTGACCCCGTCCAGGTAAGTATGTTTAAATGTCGCACCACCATCCATACTTATCTCTCCCACTCTTGTCTGTTCTACTCATTCTCCGATGTGGTATGTTGAGAGTTTAGATATCCACCATATAATTCATAATAAGCGACGGAGCGCGGTGTCAAAGTTTTGTGTTTATCAGCTCATTGTTTCGACGTATTTAGCATTCTAAC from Fragaria vesca subsp. vesca linkage group LG3, FraVesHawaii_1.0, whole genome shotgun sequence harbors:
- the LOC101297628 gene encoding putative FBD-associated F-box protein At5g56410-like, coding for MDAVNGEEKSDLMSEVQAKKVNKDRISALPDEVICHILSFLKTEDVVMTIFLSKRWKNIWASVRSLDFCDTGNPDTISFSRFIDNVLFFRDSTDIHKFRLHSISVEDFDRVCGWIGAAVRRNVAELNLSVNYYGGDEDHPQIFELPQSVFTCKTLRVLQLWSNFIVNAPASGCFPNLKSLYVHFDRPVNNSMEKLFSCCPVLEDLSIHGTHGRYGDEAVLNFTVSAPELKTLKVRWTTQNDYEKCNFLVVAPKLETFHLWLYPSTDCYLENVKSLVRVTIALQDHVADEDRLFSIRGTALLAVISSVRHLSLSAHCLKGCCLPVFDKLRRLELALYNCYYWELLKVLLRRSPRLEYLVLELKDFMCPGASSDHQWSTPDSVPICLLTHLKTVSIWGFKGKPDEMDAAKYLLMKGLMAELEPKRVKDRISALPDAVLCHILSFLSTDEAVATYILSKRWKKVWASVPNLDFDDSNISESVPFLRFVDNVLFYRDSTDIQTFRLQSSCIEDFARIRGWIETAVRRNVVELDISVEDYAGDEDHPRVLELPERVFRFKTLVNLVLRSNFIINPPASGCFPSVKSLIVYIGHPVDKSIEKLFSCCPVLENLYINGSHGMQRDDPILNLNISAPELKTLRIFWSSYDVYEKCFKVTITLHDPLHDNSADADHHFAIRGTALLAGISSARSLYLSAHRLKECCLPTFDKLSRLELILYNCYYWELLIQMLKRSPNLENLVLELNECKCGESSDHQWSPPQFVPRCLLSQLKTISIRGFKSKVDEMKYLLENGEVLKKMTIYYNDQLCIQEELHKQLSIFQWGSETCQVEFLSDIREINSASLGMF